In a single window of the Drosophila subpulchrella strain 33 F10 #4 breed RU33 chromosome X, RU_Dsub_v1.1 Primary Assembly, whole genome shotgun sequence genome:
- the LOC119557809 gene encoding protein FAM136A, which translates to MDCDNPSLEEQRKRVDSAIVTAMEDLDREYLRKLQIEMHACATACCADADANAEAVERCVDRCQIRLTRARCFVQQGISDFENRLEKCLQQCRLHGSYDHLERCSSNCVDSHVGLLPEMLRAMRDTLEKGV; encoded by the coding sequence ATGGATTGCGATAATCCCAGTTTGGAGGAGCAGCGCAAGCGAGTGGATAGTGCGATCGTGACCGCCATGGAGGATCTGGATCGGGAGTATCTGCGGAAGCTGCAGATCGAGATGCACGCCTGTGCGACCGCCTGCtgtgcggatgcggatgcgaaTGCGGAGGCGGTGGAGCGGTGCGTGGACCGCTGCCAGATCCGCTTGACCCGCGCCCGCTGCTTCGTGCAGCAGGGCATCTCGGACTTCGAGAATCGCCTGGAGAAGTGCCTCCAGCAGTGCCGCCTCCATGGATCCTACGACCACCTGGAACGCTGCTCCAGCAACTGCGTGGATAGTCACGTGGGCCTGCTGCCCGAAATGCTCAGGGCCATGCGCGACACCCTGGAAAAGGGCGTTTAG
- the LOC119557810 gene encoding uncharacterized protein LOC119557810 — MHYLHVFGFLVILAVSGSTLDHELSTKGPNAIYKPAEEQDPGLVNWWASRMSLNPLREHSRPKEQNFTPFEKRVIRILRKHGLLKSETEKVLDKLENDKELLRKLKKLLDEVDAENETDDFYEDFWDLLF, encoded by the coding sequence ATGCATTACTTGCATGTCTTTGGATTCCTGGTTATTTTAGCTGTCTCTGGATCGACCCTAGATCATGAGTTATCCACCAAGGGACCCAACGCGATCTATAAGCCAGCTGAAGAACAGGATCCTGGGTTGGTGAATTGGTGGGCTTCCCGGATGTCCCTCAACCCTTTAAGGGAGCATTCCCGACCCAAAGAACAAAACTTTACACCATTTGAGAAGCGTGTAATTCGGATTTTAAGAAAACACGGATTATTGAAAAGTGAGACCGAAAAAGTTTTGGATAAGCTGGAAAATGATAAAGAACTATTGAGAAAACTCAAAAAGTTACTCGACGAAGTCGACGCAGAAAATGAAACGGATGATTTCTATGAAGATTTTTGGGATCTCTTATTCTGA